From one Lotus japonicus ecotype B-129 chromosome 3, LjGifu_v1.2 genomic stretch:
- the LOC130742932 gene encoding glucan endo-1,3-beta-glucosidase isoform X1: MAKLGALLFLVFLSLTAAGNLMMVNGQKTWCVAKPSSDQATLLSNINYACAHVDCQIMQRGCPCSSPDSLINRASIAMNIYYQSKGRNHWNCDFRASGLVVVTDPSYGNCIYA; encoded by the exons ATGGCTAAATTGGGTGCTCTTCTTTTCCTTGTGTTCTTGTCTCTCACTGCAG CAGGGAATCTGATGATGGTGAATGGGCAG AAAACATGGTGTGTTGCAAAACCTTCATCAGACCAAGCTACCCTTTTGTCCAACATCAACTATGCTTGCGCTCACGTGGATTGCCAGATTATGCAGAGAGGATGCCCCTGTTCTAGCCCTGACAGTCTCATCAACCGTGCCTCCATAGCCATGAATATCTATTATCAGTCCAAGGGAAGAAACCACTGGAACTGTGATTTCAGAGCCTCTGGCCTTGTTGTTGTCACCGATCCCA GTTATGGTAACTGCATTTATGCTTAG
- the LOC130742932 gene encoding glucan endo-1,3-beta-glucosidase isoform X2, protein MAKLGALLFLVFLSLTAGNLMMVNGQKTWCVAKPSSDQATLLSNINYACAHVDCQIMQRGCPCSSPDSLINRASIAMNIYYQSKGRNHWNCDFRASGLVVVTDPSYGNCIYA, encoded by the exons ATGGCTAAATTGGGTGCTCTTCTTTTCCTTGTGTTCTTGTCTCTCACTGCAG GGAATCTGATGATGGTGAATGGGCAG AAAACATGGTGTGTTGCAAAACCTTCATCAGACCAAGCTACCCTTTTGTCCAACATCAACTATGCTTGCGCTCACGTGGATTGCCAGATTATGCAGAGAGGATGCCCCTGTTCTAGCCCTGACAGTCTCATCAACCGTGCCTCCATAGCCATGAATATCTATTATCAGTCCAAGGGAAGAAACCACTGGAACTGTGATTTCAGAGCCTCTGGCCTTGTTGTTGTCACCGATCCCA GTTATGGTAACTGCATTTATGCTTAG